From a single Phragmites australis chromosome 7, lpPhrAust1.1, whole genome shotgun sequence genomic region:
- the LOC133924655 gene encoding beta-fructofuranosidase 1-like, which translates to MIPAVPPMMDGAANNAILGTQAPLLPETDPWRAPAAAGQKRPGLSTALPVVVSAVLLLALATVMVFALRHVDGQWSDDDVAVGSVVGVAASRGVVDGVSEKSTAPLLGGAGALRDYAWTNAMLAWQHTAFHFQPPKNWMNDPNGPLYHKGWYHLFYQWNPDSAVWGNITWGHAVSRDLIHWLHLPLAMVPDHWYDANGVWSGSATRLPDGRIVMLYTGSTEESVQVQNLAEPADPSDPLLLEWVKSEANPVLVPPPGIGLTDFRDPTTAWRSSNDTAWRITIGSKDRDRAGLALVYRTHDFVHYELQPTLLHVVPGTGMWECVDFYPVAADPAAEDGLETSAAPGPGVKHVLKASLDDDKHDYYAIGTYDAKADTWTPDDAEIDVGVGLRYDYGKYYASKTFYDPVRRRRVLWGWIGETDSERTDILKGWASVQSVPRTVLLDTKTGSNLLQWPVVEVENLRMRGKSFDGVVLERGSVVPLDVGKATQLDIEAVFEVDASAVESVMEADVEYNCSTSAGAAGRGLLGPFGLLVLADEDLSEQTAVYFYLVKSTDGSLKTFFCQDELRSSKANDLVKRVYGSLVPVLDGEKLSVRILADHSIVESFAQRGRTCITSRVYPTKAIYDSARIFLFNNATNVHVTAKSLKIWELNSAYIRPYSGSLQ; encoded by the exons ATGATCCCGGCCGTTCCTCCCATGATGGACGGCGCCGCCAACAACGCCATCCTGGGCACGCAGGCGCCGCTGCTCCCGGAGACGGACCCTTGGCGTGCCCCCGCCGCTGCAGGGCAGAAACGGCCGGGGTTGTCGACAGCGCTCCCCGTCGTCGTTTCCGCCGTGCTCCTGCTCGCCCTCGCGACGGTCATGGTCTTCGCGTTGCGGCACGTCGACGGGCAGTGGAGCGACGACGACGTCGCTGTGGGCAGTGTGGTGGGGGTGGCCGCCTCGCGCGGCGTGGTGGATGGCGTGTCGGAGAAGTCCACGGCCCCGCTcctcggcggcgcgggcgcgctcCGGGACTACGCTTGGACCAACGCGATGCTGGCGTGGCAGCACACGGCGTTCCATTTCCAGCCCCCCAAGAACTGGATGAACG ATCCGAACG GTCCACTGTATCACAAGGGTTGGTACCACCTGTTCTACCAATGGAACCCGGACTCTGCGGTGTGGGGCAACATCACCTGGGGCCACGCCGTGTCGCGCGACCTCATCCACTGGCTCCACCTGCCGCTCGCCATGGTGCCCGATCACTGGTACGACGCCAACGGCGTCTGGTCCGGGTCCGCGACGCGGCTCCCGGACGGCCGGATCGTCATGCTCTACACGGGCTCCACGGAGGAGTCGGTGCAGGTGCAGAACCTGGCCGAGCCAGCCGACCCGTCCGACCCGCTGCTACTTGAGTGGGTCAAGTCAGAGGCCAACCCGGTGCTGGTGCCGCCGCCGGGCATCGGGCTGACGGACTTCCGCGACCCGACGACGGCGTGGCGGAGCTCGAACGACACGGCGTGGCGCATCACCATCGGGTCCAAGGACCGAGACCGCGCCGGGCTGGCGCTGGTGTACAGGACGCATGACTTCGTGCACTACGAACTGCAGCCCACGCTGCTGCACGTCGTGCCAGGCACCGGCATGTGGGAGTGCGTGGACTTCTACCCGGTGGCCGCGGACCCGGCCGCCGAGGACGGGCTCGAGACGTCCGCGGCGCCCGGCCCCGGGGTGAAGCACGTGCTCAAGGCCAGCCTCGACGACGACAAGCACGACTACTACGCCATCGGCACCTACGACGCCAAAGCCGACACGTGGACCCCCGACGACGCGGAGATCGACGTCGGAGTCGGGCTCCGCTACGACTACGGCAAGTACTACGCGTCCAAGACGTTCTACGACCCCGTGCGCCGGCGCCGCGTGCTGTGGGGTTGGATCGGCGAGACCGACAGCGAGCGCACAGATATCCTCAAGGGCTGGGCCTCCGTGCAG TCAGTTCCGAGGACGGTCCTCTTGGACACGAAGACGGGCAGCAACCTGCTCCAGTggccggtggtggaggtggagaacCTCCGGATGCGCGGCAAGAGCTTCGACGGCGTCGTCCTGGAGCGCGGCTCGGTCGTGCCCCTGGACGTCGGCAAGGCAACACAG TTGGACATCGAGGCAGTGTTCGAGGTGGACGCGTCGGCCGTGGAGAGCGTGATGGAGGCCGACGTGGAGTACAACTGCAGCACCAGCGCCGGCGCGGCGGGGCGGGGCCTCCTGGGCCCGTTCGGGCTGCTCGTGCTGGCCGACGAGGACTTGTCGGAGCAGACTGCCGTCTACTTCTATCTGGTCAAGAGCACGGACGGCAGCCTCAAAACTTTCTTCTGCCAAGACGAGCTCAG GTCATCAAAGGCGAACGATCTTGTTAAGAGAGTCTACGGAAGCTTGGTCCCTGTACTCGATGGAGAAAAACTTTCAGTGAGAATACTG GCTGATCACTCCATCGTGGAGAGCTTTGCTCAAAGAGGAAGGACGTGCATTACGTCGCGCGTGTACCCTACAAAAGCAATCTACGACTCTGCCCGCATATTCCTCTTCAACAATGCAACAAATGTTCACGTCACTGCAAAATCGCTcaagatctgggagctgaactcgGCTTACATCCGGCCATATTCAGGTTCTCTTCAATAA
- the LOC133923593 gene encoding protein YABBY 5-like — translation MMSSVPETFAMDQHLAQPPAEQEQLCYVYCSYCDTILVVGVPCSSLFKTVTVRCGHCANLLSVNLRGLLLPAAAAAANQLPFGQAHLSPTSPHGLLDDLTFQAPSLLSAEQVSPCVSTITSGNNSCGGNSVLAMSMAPTGKPAPQEPYLPKSAASVNRPTEKRQRVPSAYNRFIKDEIQRIKASNPDITHREAFSAAAKNWAHFPHIHFGLMPDQGLKKTSIQNQDGGECMLFKDCLYAAAAAAAAATAASSMGIAPF, via the exons ATGATGTCGTCCGTGCCGGAGACGTTCGCCATGGACCAACACCTCGCGCAGCCGCCGGCGGAGCAGGAGCAGCTCTGCTACGTGTATTGCAGCTACTGCGACACCATCCTCGTG GTGGGCGTGCCGTGCAGCAGCCTGTTCAAGACGGTCACCGTGCGGTGCGGCCACTGCGCCAACCTGCTCTCCGTCAACCTCCGCGGCCTCCTGCTCCCggcggccgccgctgccgccaacCAGCTCCCATTCGGCCAGGCTCACCTTTCCCCCACCTCCCCACACGGCTTACTT GATGACCTGACGTTCCAAGCGCCGAGCCTGCTGAGTGCTGAACAGGTGAGTCCCTGTGTGAGCACCATCACGAGCGGCAACAACAGTTGTGGCGGCAACAGTGTATTAGCCATGTCGATGGCGCCAACGGGGAAACCTGCACCGCAGGAGCCGTACCTGCCCAAGAGCGCGGCGTCAGTGAACAGAC CTACAGAGAAGCGGCAGAGAGTTCCTTCCGCATACAACCGATTCATCAA AGATGAGATCCAGCGCATCAAGGCTAGCAATCCTGACATCACCCACAGGGAGGCTTTCAGCGCGGCTGCCAAGAAT TGGGCCCATTTTCCACACATCCATTTCGGTCTGATGCCGGATCAGGGCCTGAAGAAGACCTCCATCCAAAACCAG GACGGAGGCGAATGCATGCTTTTCAAGGACTGTCTCtacgcggccgccgccgccgcagcagcagccacagCGGCGTCTAGCATGGGCATTGCTCCGTTCTGA